A region from the Flavobacteriales bacterium genome encodes:
- the rseP gene encoding RIP metalloprotease RseP yields MDLLLTQVPQLILCLALLIVLHEMGHFFPARWFKVRVEKFYLFFDPWFSLWKKKKGETEYGIGWLPLGGYVKLSGMVDESMDKEQMAKPAQPWEFRSKPAWQRLIIMVGGVVVNLLLGLLIYSMVMFVWGRETLPLANMVNGVHPSELMSDMGFHDGDMILRAEGVDIKTLDDLNRALLLGDTRTVVVQRDGKEVSITLPESIHQGMMKKSKEELFTPRFPLFIDSLVADGNASKSAVKVGDKVLAVNEVATPFFNDFQARLKMHKEQVVALTVERDGGAKHVMAVLVDSTGRIGVGPRDPKELLTAVKEEFTLLSAFPAGIEHGMGVLTGQARSMKLLATAEGAKQVGGFGSILQLFGEWGNWQRFWSVTALISIILAFMNILPIPALDGGHVMFLLYEIVARKPAPQRVMEAAQMVGMVLLLGLLLYANGNDIFKAATGQF; encoded by the coding sequence ATGGACCTTCTACTCACACAAGTCCCCCAGCTGATCCTTTGCCTGGCCCTCCTGATCGTTCTGCACGAGATGGGCCACTTCTTCCCAGCTCGCTGGTTCAAAGTGCGCGTCGAAAAGTTCTATCTGTTCTTCGACCCTTGGTTCTCGCTTTGGAAGAAGAAGAAAGGAGAAACCGAATACGGGATCGGCTGGCTCCCACTGGGCGGTTACGTGAAACTGAGCGGTATGGTGGACGAGAGCATGGACAAGGAGCAGATGGCCAAGCCTGCACAGCCGTGGGAGTTCCGCAGCAAACCGGCATGGCAGCGTTTGATCATCATGGTGGGTGGTGTGGTGGTGAACTTGTTGCTCGGTCTGCTGATCTACAGCATGGTGATGTTCGTCTGGGGCCGGGAAACCTTGCCCTTAGCGAACATGGTGAATGGTGTTCACCCCAGCGAATTGATGTCCGATATGGGCTTCCACGATGGGGACATGATCCTACGTGCCGAGGGTGTTGACATCAAAACCTTGGACGACCTCAACCGGGCGTTGCTACTGGGCGATACGCGCACCGTGGTCGTGCAGCGCGATGGCAAGGAGGTGAGCATTACTCTTCCGGAATCGATCCATCAAGGCATGATGAAGAAGAGCAAGGAAGAACTCTTCACGCCGCGCTTCCCATTGTTCATCGATTCGTTGGTCGCCGATGGCAACGCCTCAAAGAGTGCGGTGAAGGTGGGCGACAAGGTTTTGGCGGTGAACGAGGTCGCGACACCGTTCTTCAACGACTTCCAAGCCCGGCTGAAGATGCACAAGGAGCAGGTTGTTGCCCTCACCGTGGAGCGGGACGGCGGCGCCAAGCACGTCATGGCCGTTCTGGTGGACAGCACTGGTCGGATCGGTGTAGGACCGCGTGACCCGAAAGAACTGCTCACAGCCGTCAAAGAGGAATTCACCTTGCTGAGCGCGTTCCCCGCCGGGATCGAGCATGGCATGGGGGTTTTGACGGGCCAGGCCCGCAGTATGAAGCTCCTGGCCACTGCCGAAGGCGCCAAGCAGGTGGGTGGGTTCGGCAGCATCCTGCAGCTCTTTGGTGAATGGGGAAATTGGCAGCGCTTCTGGAGCGTTACGGCCCTGATCAGCATCATCCTCGCATTCATGAACATCCTGCCCATCCCTGCGCTGGACGGTGGGCATGTCATGTTCCTGCTGTATGAGATCGTGGCCCGGAAACCTGCTCCACAACGAGTTATGGAGGCCGCACAGATGGTGGGCATGGTGCTTTTGCTCGGCTTGCTGCTGTACGCCAACGGCAACGACATCTTCAAGGCGGCGACCGGACAGTTCTGA
- a CDS encoding response regulator transcription factor — MARLILIEDDDLLRSLIGRKLSAAGHEVIALPDGRDLFGIMDKVHVHAVLVDLGLPYLDGMSLIEGLRARGHEQPVIALSGRDEQHLQAAVQSSGANRFMAKPFDTSDLVHEVQRLLAA, encoded by the coding sequence ATGGCCCGCCTCATCCTCATCGAAGACGACGATCTGTTGCGCAGTCTCATCGGCCGCAAGCTGAGCGCAGCCGGGCATGAGGTGATCGCACTGCCCGACGGCCGCGACCTGTTCGGCATCATGGACAAGGTGCACGTGCACGCCGTGCTGGTGGACCTCGGACTCCCCTACTTGGACGGCATGTCGCTCATTGAAGGTCTGCGCGCGCGGGGGCATGAACAACCCGTTATCGCGCTCAGCGGCCGCGACGAGCAGCATCTGCAAGCGGCGGTGCAAAGCAGTGGTGCGAACCGGTTCATGGCAAAGCCCTTCGACACGAGCGATCTGGTGCATGAGGTGCAGCGGCTGTTGGCGGCGTGA
- a CDS encoding DNA polymerase III subunit delta: MLFSSLPGHADLKARLITSAREGRIAHAQMFLGPRGSGNLPLALAYARYLVCKEPGLADACGTCPSCSMMDKLAHPDVHYCFPIFTSEKEKIRTSDDVIADWRTAVLREPLLDETTWYATIEKDNAKGIIRVSETHNSLRKLSFKSSQGGLRVLLIWYAERMNIEAANALLKGLEEPEPGTVYLLVCEHQDQLLPTIISRTQLVKVPAFTVQEVAQVLASKHQLPQAEAESIAARCEGDMLEAKAMVERTEDELFIFFRDWLRACYGRKVVETAQFSEYFASMGREQQKALMRYALYIIRQCVYHWQQAHELIRVSGQEHEFVGKFGAVLNDHNADGIRKELELAHAHLDRNANPKILFMDLSYKLFGLLKAA, translated from the coding sequence ATGCTCTTCTCTTCGCTCCCCGGCCACGCCGACCTGAAGGCCCGTTTGATCACTTCCGCACGGGAGGGTCGCATTGCGCATGCACAGATGTTCCTTGGCCCGCGCGGCAGCGGCAATCTTCCGTTGGCACTGGCCTACGCGCGCTACTTGGTATGCAAGGAGCCCGGCCTGGCCGACGCCTGCGGCACATGCCCTTCGTGCAGCATGATGGACAAGCTGGCGCATCCGGATGTGCACTACTGCTTTCCCATCTTCACCAGCGAGAAAGAGAAGATCCGCACCAGCGATGATGTGATCGCTGATTGGCGCACCGCCGTCCTGCGCGAGCCATTGCTCGATGAAACAACGTGGTACGCCACCATCGAAAAGGACAACGCCAAGGGCATCATCCGCGTGAGCGAAACGCACAACAGCTTGCGCAAGCTCAGCTTCAAGAGCAGCCAGGGCGGCCTGCGCGTGCTGCTCATCTGGTACGCCGAGCGCATGAACATCGAGGCGGCCAACGCTCTGCTCAAAGGGCTGGAAGAGCCCGAGCCCGGTACCGTGTACCTGTTGGTGTGCGAGCACCAGGACCAGTTGCTGCCCACCATCATTAGCCGCACGCAATTGGTGAAAGTCCCGGCATTCACCGTGCAGGAAGTGGCCCAAGTGCTGGCCTCCAAGCATCAACTGCCACAGGCGGAGGCCGAGAGCATCGCCGCCCGTTGCGAAGGCGACATGCTGGAGGCGAAGGCGATGGTGGAACGCACGGAGGATGAGCTCTTCATCTTCTTCCGCGATTGGCTGCGTGCTTGCTACGGCCGCAAAGTGGTGGAGACCGCACAGTTCAGCGAGTACTTCGCCAGCATGGGCCGCGAACAACAGAAGGCGCTGATGCGGTATGCGTTGTACATCATCCGCCAGTGCGTGTACCACTGGCAACAGGCCCATGAACTGATCCGTGTCTCAGGGCAGGAGCACGAGTTCGTCGGGAAATTCGGTGCGGTCCTGAACGATCACAATGCCGATGGCATCCGCAAGGAGCTCGAACTGGCGCACGCACATCTCGACCGCAACGCCAATCCGAAGATCCTGTTCATGGACCTCAGCTACAAGCTGTTCGGGTTGCTGAAGGCGGCGTGA
- a CDS encoding 1-deoxy-D-xylulose-5-phosphate synthase, with the protein MPDTTNLANYPLLSGITYPSDLRKLDEVQLEQVCGELRNFIIDVVSVKGGHFGASLGVVELTVALHYVFNTPYDQLVWDVGHQAYGHKILTGRRDRFHTNRIHKGISGFPKRSESEYDTFGVGHSSTSVGGALGMAVASKLKGEKDRQCVAVIGDGAMTAGMAFEALNHGGTANSDLLVVLNDNCMSIDPNVGALKEYLTDITTSHTYNRVKDEVWKVLGKLSKFGPNAQAIAQKFDAALKTALLKQSNLFESLKFRYFGPVDGHDVEHLVKVLKDLKDIPGPKILHTLTMKGKGYKPAEEGSPTVWHAPGLFNKDTGEIIKVVPKSPQPPRYQDVFGHTIVELAEKNPKIVGVTPAMPTGSSLNIMMKAMPDRAFDVGIAEQHAVTFSAGMATQGMVPFCNIYSSFMQRAYDQVVHDVALQNLHVVFCLDRGGLAGADGPTHHGAFDIAYFRCIPNMIVSAPMNEEELRNLMYTAQLRDCGPFSIRYPRGEGVMTEWKTPFKEITIGKGRKVRNGNDIAVLSIGHIGNIAAKGIDALQTEGYSVAHYDMRFAKPIDEMLLHEVFGKFKHVVTVEDGCIQGGMGSAVLEFMADHGYNAQVKRLGIPDKWIEHGSQKELYAECGFDEAALVAAVKELLPMKGGKSVTVSA; encoded by the coding sequence ATGCCCGATACCACGAACCTGGCCAACTACCCGCTGCTGTCGGGCATCACTTACCCCTCCGACCTGCGCAAGCTGGACGAGGTGCAATTGGAGCAGGTGTGCGGCGAGCTGCGCAACTTCATCATCGATGTGGTGAGCGTGAAGGGCGGCCACTTCGGGGCCAGTCTCGGCGTGGTGGAACTGACCGTGGCCTTGCACTACGTGTTCAACACCCCGTACGACCAGCTCGTGTGGGACGTCGGGCACCAAGCTTATGGCCACAAGATCCTCACCGGTCGGCGCGATCGCTTTCATACCAACCGCATCCACAAAGGGATCAGCGGCTTCCCCAAGCGGAGCGAGAGCGAGTACGACACGTTCGGCGTTGGGCATAGCTCCACCTCCGTGGGCGGTGCACTCGGCATGGCGGTGGCCAGCAAGCTGAAGGGTGAGAAAGACCGTCAATGCGTTGCCGTGATCGGCGATGGTGCCATGACGGCCGGTATGGCCTTCGAAGCCCTGAACCACGGTGGCACGGCCAACAGTGATCTGCTGGTGGTGCTCAACGACAACTGCATGAGCATCGACCCGAACGTCGGCGCCTTGAAGGAATATCTCACGGACATCACCACGAGCCACACGTACAACCGTGTGAAGGACGAGGTGTGGAAGGTGCTGGGCAAGCTGAGCAAGTTCGGCCCGAACGCGCAGGCCATTGCGCAGAAGTTCGACGCTGCGCTGAAGACCGCCCTGCTTAAGCAGAGCAATCTGTTCGAGAGCCTCAAGTTCCGCTACTTCGGTCCGGTGGACGGCCACGATGTTGAGCACCTCGTGAAGGTGCTCAAGGACCTGAAGGACATCCCCGGCCCGAAGATCCTGCACACCCTTACCATGAAGGGGAAGGGCTATAAGCCTGCTGAAGAAGGCAGCCCCACGGTGTGGCACGCACCCGGTCTCTTCAACAAAGACACCGGCGAGATCATCAAAGTGGTGCCGAAGAGCCCGCAGCCGCCGCGTTACCAGGACGTGTTCGGGCACACCATCGTGGAGCTGGCGGAGAAGAACCCGAAGATCGTGGGCGTCACGCCGGCCATGCCCACCGGCTCATCGCTCAACATCATGATGAAGGCCATGCCGGACCGCGCGTTCGATGTGGGCATCGCCGAGCAGCACGCTGTGACGTTCAGCGCTGGGATGGCCACGCAAGGCATGGTGCCGTTCTGCAACATCTACAGCTCGTTCATGCAGCGCGCTTACGACCAGGTGGTGCACGATGTGGCCCTGCAGAACCTGCACGTTGTTTTCTGTCTTGATCGTGGTGGCCTCGCCGGTGCCGATGGCCCCACGCACCATGGCGCGTTCGACATCGCCTACTTCCGCTGCATCCCGAACATGATCGTGAGCGCACCGATGAACGAGGAGGAGCTGCGCAACCTGATGTACACCGCGCAGTTGCGCGATTGCGGTCCGTTCAGCATCCGCTACCCGCGCGGCGAAGGCGTGATGACCGAATGGAAGACCCCCTTCAAGGAGATCACCATCGGCAAGGGCCGGAAAGTGCGCAACGGCAACGACATCGCCGTGCTCAGCATCGGGCACATCGGCAACATCGCCGCCAAGGGCATTGATGCGCTGCAGACCGAGGGCTACAGCGTGGCGCACTACGACATGCGCTTCGCGAAGCCCATCGACGAGATGCTGCTGCACGAGGTGTTCGGCAAATTCAAGCACGTAGTGACCGTGGAGGACGGCTGCATTCAAGGTGGCATGGGCAGCGCGGTGCTGGAGTTCATGGCCGACCACGGCTACAACGCGCAGGTGAAGCGCCTGGGTATTCCCGACAAGTGGATCGAGCACGGCAGCCAGAAAGAGCTCTACGCCGAATGCGGCTTCGATGAGGCGGCGCTGGTAGCTGCAGTGAAGGAGCTGCTGCCGATGAAAGGCGGGAAGAGCGTGACGGTTTCGGCTTAA
- a CDS encoding aldehyde dehydrogenase, translating to MAQPILNFINGQHVPAASGQWLDCFEPATGKVYVQLPDSDERDVNAATEAAQAAFAGWSGLGREGRSERLMKLAALIERDLEQFVAAESKDNGKPQSLACRVDIPRAVANFRFFATGILHFASESHSMDDVAINYTERAPFGVAGCISPWNLPLYLFTWKIAPALAAGNCVVAKPSEVTPMTAYLLSTLCNEAGIPPGVLNIVHGLGPKVGSSIVAHPRIPAVSFTGGTKTGAEIARVAAPMFKKLSLELGGKNPVLVFADCDFEEMLKTTVRSSFTNQGQICLCGSRILIERSIYDRFKTAFVERVKALRVGDPTDDRTDVGAVVSEPHMHKVLSYIEGAKKDGGKVLCGGERIRLLGAMENGWYIAPTVIEGLDNSCAAIQEEIFGPVVTLQPFGSEAEALQLANSTGYGLASVVWTNDLKRAHRVARELKAGIVWVNCWMVRDLRTPFGGVKQSGVGREGGWEALRFFTEAKNVCVRL from the coding sequence ATGGCCCAGCCCATCCTCAATTTCATCAATGGCCAGCACGTGCCGGCCGCCAGCGGGCAATGGCTCGATTGCTTCGAACCCGCCACGGGCAAGGTGTACGTGCAACTGCCCGACAGCGATGAGCGCGATGTGAACGCTGCCACGGAAGCTGCGCAAGCTGCCTTCGCCGGGTGGAGCGGCTTGGGGCGAGAAGGCCGCAGCGAGCGGTTGATGAAGCTGGCCGCACTGATCGAGCGCGACCTGGAGCAGTTCGTGGCGGCGGAGAGCAAGGACAATGGCAAGCCACAGAGCCTCGCCTGCCGCGTGGACATCCCGCGCGCGGTGGCCAACTTCCGGTTCTTCGCCACGGGCATCCTGCACTTCGCCAGCGAGAGCCACAGCATGGACGACGTGGCCATCAACTACACCGAGCGCGCGCCGTTCGGTGTGGCCGGGTGCATTTCACCGTGGAACCTGCCGCTCTACCTCTTCACGTGGAAGATCGCTCCGGCACTGGCGGCGGGCAATTGTGTTGTGGCCAAACCCAGTGAGGTGACCCCCATGACGGCCTACCTGTTGAGCACCCTGTGCAACGAAGCGGGCATCCCCCCGGGCGTGCTGAACATCGTGCATGGCCTGGGCCCCAAGGTGGGTAGCTCCATCGTGGCGCACCCGCGTATCCCAGCGGTGAGTTTCACCGGAGGAACGAAGACGGGCGCAGAGATCGCACGGGTGGCCGCACCGATGTTCAAGAAGTTAAGCCTCGAGCTCGGTGGCAAGAACCCTGTGCTGGTCTTCGCCGACTGCGACTTCGAGGAGATGCTAAAGACAACGGTACGCAGCTCGTTCACCAACCAAGGGCAGATCTGCCTTTGCGGCTCGCGGATCCTCATCGAGCGCAGCATCTACGACCGGTTCAAGACGGCCTTCGTGGAGCGCGTGAAGGCGTTGCGCGTGGGCGACCCGACCGACGATAGGACGGATGTGGGGGCCGTGGTCAGCGAGCCGCACATGCACAAGGTGCTCAGCTACATTGAGGGCGCGAAGAAGGACGGAGGCAAGGTGCTTTGCGGTGGTGAGCGCATCCGCCTTTTGGGTGCCATGGAGAACGGCTGGTACATCGCTCCTACGGTGATCGAAGGGCTCGACAATTCATGCGCCGCCATCCAGGAGGAGATCTTCGGTCCCGTCGTCACACTGCAACCGTTCGGCAGTGAAGCGGAAGCGCTCCAACTGGCCAACAGCACCGGCTACGGCCTGGCTTCCGTGGTGTGGACGAACGACCTGAAGCGTGCGCACCGCGTGGCCCGCGAACTGAAGGCCGGCATCGTGTGGGTGAACTGCTGGATGGTCCGCGACCTGCGCACGCCGTTCGGTGGCGTGAAGCAAAGCGGTGTAGGGCGCGAAGGCGGCTGGGAGGCGCTGCGGTTCTTCACCGAGGCCAAGAACGTGTGCGTGAGGTTGTGA